One region of Eupeodes corollae chromosome 1, idEupCoro1.1, whole genome shotgun sequence genomic DNA includes:
- the LOC129941013 gene encoding uncharacterized protein LOC129941013 isoform X1 — translation MLKVHRSVMQRDGKRSGPILRFIPKPNLEKINLSGTGGGPPKHHPLTPLEEKVSELLDLGEAIDGMNGSLSFGLQDTSMSCSQDHKEAEMFEVIAETQTNDNISQKVNLLHPRKTPKKRQSLLKKQVEHQIRYQSNSTDALKEININLKGILKYQKRDSELNEKKLQIEKRQAGTKKT, via the exons ATGCTGAAGGTCCACCGCAGCGTGATGCAGAGGGATGGAAAAAG gTCTGGGCCGATTTTAAGGTTCATACCAAAGCcaaacttagaaaaaataaatttgtctggAACTGGTGGTGGTCCCCCGAAACATCATCCACTTACTCCACTGGAAGAGAAAGTCAGTGAGTTGCTTGACTTAGGTGAAGCAATCGATGGGATGAATGGATCACTTAGTTTCGGGTTGCAAGACACCAGTATGAGCTGCAGTCAAGATCATAAAGAAGCGGAAATGTTTGAGGTTATTGCTGAAACGCAAACAAACGACAACATTAGCCAAAAGGTAAACCTACTACATCCAcgaaaaacaccaaaaaaaagaCAGTCGCTCCTCAAGAAGCAAGTTGAGCATCAAATACGTTACCAAAGCAATTCCACCGATGCTCTGAAGGagattaatataaatttaaaaggaattttaaaataccaaaaaagagattctgaactaaacgaaaaaaaactacaaattgaaaaaagacaAGCTGgaactaaaaaaacataa
- the LOC129941013 gene encoding uncharacterized protein LOC129941013 isoform X2, giving the protein MCLRKDRSRKFFFRMASSKIRNTKVSQFEIMVNYMTKHPDLSKGYLKTPEARQKSKHLWTNQSIDLNAEGPPQRDAEGWKKVWADFKVHTKAKLRKNKFVWNWWWSPETSSTYSTGRESQ; this is encoded by the exons ATGTGCTTGCGAAAAGATCGATCgaggaagttttttttcagaat GGCATCATCTAAAATTCGAAACACTAAAGTGTCGCAATTTGAAATAATGGTCAATTATATGACCAAGCACCCAGACTTGTCCAAGGGTTATTTAAAAACACCAGAAGCAAGACAAAAATCAAAGCATTTATGGACCAATCAGTCAATCGATTTGAATGCTGAAGGTCCACCGCAGCGTGATGCAGAGGGATGGAAAAAG gTCTGGGCCGATTTTAAGGTTCATACCAAAGCcaaacttagaaaaaataaatttgtctggAACTGGTGGTGGTCCCCCGAAACATCATCCACTTACTCCACTGGAAGAGAAAGTCAGTGA